A genomic segment from Drosophila miranda strain MSH22 chromosome 3, D.miranda_PacBio2.1, whole genome shotgun sequence encodes:
- the LOC108160082 gene encoding muscle LIM protein 1 isoform X1 — protein MPFVPVETPKCPACGKSVYAAEERVAGGYKFHKTCFKCSMCNKALDSTNCTEHEKELFCKNCHGRKYGPKGYGFGGGAGCLSMDTGSHLNRE, from the exons ATGCCTTTTGTTCCCGTGGAAACTCCCAAGTGCCCAGCATGCGGAAAGTCGGTCTATGCCGCTGAGGAGCGCGTTGCTGGTGGCTACAAATTCCATAAAACATGCTTCAAGTGCA GCATGTGCAACAAGGCTCTGGACTCCACAAACTGCACCGAGCATGAAAAGGAACTGTTCTGCAAAAACTGCCACGGACGCAAATACGGACCCAAGGGTTACGGTTTCGGTGGTGGTGCCGGTTGCCTGTCCATGGACACTGGCTCTCACCTCAACAGAGAGTAA